In the genome of Fusobacterium necrogenes, one region contains:
- a CDS encoding HD domain-containing protein: MNKLQNQINFLVEIDKVKAVLRQSVILGDTNKRENDAEHSWHMAVCAIILKDYVNFENINMERVLKMILIHDIVEIYSDDTPAFSNYSKEEKYFKELKAAKKIFSLLPKEQYEEFFELWLEFENMKSSDSKFANVFDRFQGFIQNLSSDGHTWKKWNVTESMVLKRLEPIKKYAPQIYEKFIIPEIKKYMDKGIIKK; this comes from the coding sequence ATGAATAAATTACAAAATCAAATAAATTTTTTAGTTGAGATAGATAAAGTAAAAGCTGTGTTGAGACAATCAGTTATATTAGGAGATACTAATAAAAGAGAAAATGATGCTGAGCATAGTTGGCATATGGCAGTATGTGCAATAATTTTAAAGGATTATGTGAATTTTGAAAATATAAATATGGAAAGAGTACTAAAAATGATTCTTATACATGACATTGTTGAGATATATAGTGATGATACTCCGGCATTTTCTAATTATTCAAAGGAGGAAAAATATTTTAAGGAGTTAAAGGCAGCTAAAAAAATATTTTCTTTATTGCCAAAAGAACAATATGAAGAGTTTTTTGAGTTATGGTTAGAATTTGAGAATATGAAATCTAGTGATTCTAAGTTTGCAAATGTTTTTGATAGATTTCAAGGATTTATTCAAAATTTATCTTCTGATGGTCACACTTGGAAAAAGTGGAATGTCACAGAAAGTATGGTACTAAAAAGATTAGAACCAATAAAAAAATATGCTCCTCAAATTTATGAGAAATTTATAATTCCTGAAATAAAAAAATATATGGATAAAGGTATTATCAAAAAATAA
- a CDS encoding META domain-containing protein translates to MKKIILSITILISLIGCTNLEKKEESLPQTINSVVELINVEYNLVNIFPDQGLTLGFDENGRIFGYSGLNRFFGRAEIINGSIKIVSLSSTRMGGSREDLIREDQYLTLLKSMTKIQKENENLVLSNEKEEQLIFSVK, encoded by the coding sequence ATGAAAAAAATAATCCTATCTATAACCATATTAATTTCTTTAATTGGTTGTACTAACTTAGAAAAAAAAGAGGAAAGTTTACCACAAACTATTAATAGTGTAGTAGAGCTTATTAACGTAGAATATAATTTAGTTAATATATTTCCTGATCAAGGGTTAACATTGGGGTTTGATGAAAATGGAAGAATTTTTGGTTACTCTGGTTTAAATAGATTTTTTGGAAGAGCTGAAATAATAAATGGAAGCATTAAAATAGTTTCATTATCCTCGACACGAATGGGTGGATCGAGGGAGGACTTAATAAGAGAAGACCAATATTTAACATTATTGAAAAGTATGACAAAAATTCAAAAAGAAAATGAGAATTTAGTTTTATCGAATGAGAAAGAAGAACAACTTATTTTCTCTGTGAAATAG
- a CDS encoding NAD-dependent protein deacylase: MNEIEKLITIIKKSNYIVFFTGAGASTDSGLDDFRGKTGLYNKSKFMGYEVEEILSHDFFFSHREIFNKYLTEKLSINNIKPNTGHLGIAQLEKIGKVKAVITQNIDNLHQDAGSRNILELHGTLKKWYCLKCGKKSTEDFICKCGGIVRPNVTLYGEALNEVVVNNAIHEIKKADTLIIVGTSLTVYPAAYYIEYFKGKNLIILNETPTPKDQVATLVIRERFAQVMDKVVLALKL, encoded by the coding sequence ATGAATGAAATTGAAAAATTGATCACTATTATAAAAAAGAGTAATTATATAGTCTTTTTTACTGGAGCTGGAGCATCTACTGATTCAGGTTTAGACGATTTTAGAGGTAAGACTGGCTTATACAATAAAAGTAAATTCATGGGTTATGAAGTAGAAGAAATCTTAAGTCATGATTTTTTCTTTTCACATAGGGAAATTTTCAATAAATATCTTACTGAAAAACTTTCTATTAATAACATTAAACCTAATACTGGTCATCTAGGTATTGCTCAACTAGAAAAAATTGGGAAAGTAAAAGCTGTAATTACACAAAATATTGATAATCTTCACCAGGATGCTGGAAGTAGAAATATATTAGAACTACATGGTACACTAAAAAAATGGTACTGTTTAAAATGTGGAAAAAAATCAACTGAAGATTTTATTTGTAAATGTGGAGGAATAGTTAGACCAAATGTAACACTCTATGGAGAAGCTTTAAATGAAGTAGTTGTAAACAATGCCATACATGAAATAAAAAAAGCTGATACACTAATTATTGTAGGAACTAGTCTAACTGTCTATCCAGCTGCTTATTATATTGAATACTTTAAAGGAAAAAATCTCATTATTTTAAATGAAACTCCTACTCCAAAAGATCAAGTAGCAACTCTTGTAATAAGAGAAAGATTTGCACAAGTAATGGATAAAGTTGTACTAGCTCTAAAGCTATAA
- a CDS encoding MalY/PatB family protein: MKYNFDKPIDRTNTNSKKWNSEIYKETYHGHTDLLPLWVADMDFKVAQPILNSMKEIIEHGVLGYTSTDEEYYQAIINWNKKRKNSEIKKEWIVFTNGVVPAISFMIQAFTQKGDNILIQTPVYHPFRLTTENNERNIITNPLINNNGIYSMNFEDFEKKIIENHIKAFILCNPHNPVGRVWTKEDLIQLGDICLKHNVLIISDEIHSDLIFKEHKHCSFLTLEKKYFSNLIVCTAPSKTFNLAGIQTSLIIIPDENLRKIYQKTLRNVRIETPNSFGIAAIKSAYTQGEEWLEQVIEYLDENRKFIEKFLRKNLPNTKYIKPEGTYLAWIYLGDILKNRDIEKFFEEEAKVAIDYGHWFGEEGKGYIRLNFACPRIILEEALNKIKNSI, encoded by the coding sequence ATGAAATATAATTTTGATAAACCTATCGATAGAACTAATACTAACTCAAAAAAATGGAATTCTGAAATATATAAAGAAACTTACCATGGTCATACAGATTTACTTCCACTTTGGGTAGCAGATATGGACTTTAAAGTTGCTCAACCTATATTAAATAGCATGAAAGAAATTATAGAACACGGAGTTTTAGGATATACTAGTACAGATGAAGAGTATTATCAGGCTATTATTAACTGGAATAAAAAAAGAAAGAATAGTGAAATAAAAAAAGAATGGATAGTTTTTACTAATGGTGTTGTTCCTGCAATTAGCTTTATGATACAAGCATTTACACAAAAAGGTGATAATATTCTAATTCAAACTCCTGTATATCATCCTTTCAGATTAACAACTGAAAATAATGAAAGAAATATAATTACTAATCCTCTCATCAACAACAATGGGATCTATTCGATGAACTTTGAAGATTTTGAGAAAAAAATTATAGAAAACCATATAAAAGCTTTCATATTATGTAATCCTCACAATCCTGTTGGAAGAGTTTGGACAAAAGAGGACTTAATACAACTAGGAGATATTTGTCTAAAGCATAATGTTCTTATCATTTCAGATGAAATTCATTCCGATTTAATTTTTAAAGAACATAAACATTGCTCATTTCTTACATTAGAGAAAAAATATTTTTCAAATTTAATTGTTTGTACTGCTCCTAGTAAAACTTTTAATCTAGCTGGAATACAGACTTCTCTCATAATTATACCAGATGAAAATTTAAGAAAAATTTATCAAAAAACTTTAAGAAATGTGAGAATAGAAACTCCAAACAGCTTTGGAATTGCTGCAATTAAATCAGCATATACTCAAGGTGAGGAATGGTTAGAACAAGTAATTGAATATTTAGATGAAAATAGAAAATTTATAGAAAAATTTCTAAGAAAAAATCTTCCAAATACAAAATATATTAAACCGGAAGGAACATATTTAGCTTGGATTTATCTTGGAGATATTCTAAAAAATCGTGATATAGAGAAATTTTTTGAAGAAGAAGCTAAAGTAGCTATTGATTATGGTCATTGGTTTGGAGAAGAGGGAAAAGGATATATACGCCTTAATTTTGCCTGTCCAAGAATAATCCTTGAAGAAGCTTTGAATAAAATAAAAAATTCTATTTAA
- a CDS encoding heavy metal translocating P-type ATPase — protein sequence MKKIEYEVKNLDCAGCAGKIQHKAGTMIGVLNANLDLYKKKFVLEIDDKFEEDSFLGTINRFADSIEPGTKIFKIDEYDEEEELRKKVIEKIEEEKKEKIEQITIILGMILFVGAILAINISYNLRIILSVITYIILGWDVILKSFKNMSKKNFLDENFLMTIATFGAFYLNETIEAVGVMLFYKIGEYFQDQAVSNSRKSIEKLLDIRPDYANLKQSNGELITISPKKLKKGDIIVIKAGEKIPVDGIVIKGESTLNTSALTGESLPLEVVVSSEVLSGSLNGNGILEVKVTKLFSDSTINKIIEMVEGASNKKAESEKFITKFARYYTPIVVILAIIVGVFFPIIFGDFSLWFSRALIFLVISCPCALVISVPLTFFTSIGIASKQGILIKGGNYLEALNDVGTVVFDKTGTLTKGRFKIDFLENINCEQVELLRTAQIGELYSNHPIGKAILSQVDIEDIDETFLEGYKELSGFGVVAYYEGKEILVGNYKLMKEYKIECIEKEYAGSVIYVAKDMKFLGYIYISDEVKEDSLATITKLKKLGIESYILTGDNQNIANKIGEKLGISSKNIFAQLLPQNKVEKLQNIMTGKNKKVIFAGDGINDAPVLSLADIGVAMGGEGSDIAVEAADIVIMKDEPSKIVELLKIAKINRKVVIQNIIFALGIKILVMILGVFGIANMWMAIFSDVGVSFLAVINASWGVRRYFN from the coding sequence ATGAAAAAGATTGAATATGAAGTAAAAAATTTAGATTGTGCTGGGTGTGCAGGCAAAATTCAGCATAAAGCTGGGACTATGATAGGAGTACTAAATGCTAATCTAGATCTGTATAAGAAGAAATTTGTTTTAGAGATAGATGATAAATTTGAAGAGGACTCTTTTTTAGGAACGATTAATCGTTTTGCGGATTCTATTGAGCCTGGAACAAAAATTTTTAAAATAGATGAATATGATGAAGAAGAGGAGCTAAGAAAGAAAGTAATTGAAAAAATAGAAGAGGAAAAGAAGGAAAAGATAGAGCAAATAACTATAATTTTAGGAATGATTTTGTTTGTTGGAGCAATTTTAGCTATTAATATATCTTATAATTTACGAATTATTCTTTCTGTTATTACTTATATTATTTTAGGTTGGGATGTCATTTTAAAATCTTTTAAAAATATGAGTAAGAAAAACTTTTTGGATGAAAATTTTTTAATGACAATAGCTACTTTTGGAGCTTTTTATTTAAATGAAACTATTGAAGCTGTTGGAGTTATGTTATTTTATAAGATTGGAGAGTATTTTCAGGATCAAGCTGTATCTAATTCGAGGAAATCTATTGAAAAACTTTTAGATATTAGACCTGATTATGCCAACTTAAAGCAAAGTAATGGTGAACTAATAACGATATCTCCTAAAAAATTAAAAAAAGGAGATATTATTGTTATTAAGGCTGGAGAAAAAATTCCAGTTGATGGAATTGTTATAAAAGGAGAGAGTACTTTGAATACCTCGGCTTTGACTGGAGAATCTCTTCCATTAGAGGTAGTAGTGAGTAGTGAGGTACTAAGTGGTAGTTTGAATGGTAATGGTATTTTAGAAGTTAAGGTAACTAAACTTTTTTCAGATTCCACTATCAATAAAATAATAGAAATGGTAGAGGGTGCTAGTAATAAAAAGGCTGAATCAGAAAAATTTATTACTAAATTTGCAAGATATTATACTCCTATTGTAGTTATATTAGCTATTATAGTTGGAGTTTTTTTCCCAATTATATTTGGAGATTTTTCTCTTTGGTTTTCAAGAGCACTAATATTTTTAGTTATTTCTTGTCCTTGTGCTCTAGTTATATCTGTTCCACTTACTTTTTTTACTAGTATTGGAATAGCATCAAAGCAAGGAATATTGATAAAAGGTGGGAATTATTTAGAAGCTCTTAATGATGTAGGAACAGTAGTATTTGATAAGACAGGAACACTGACTAAAGGGAGATTTAAAATAGATTTTTTAGAAAATATAAATTGTGAGCAAGTGGAATTATTAAGAACTGCTCAAATAGGAGAGTTATATTCTAATCATCCAATTGGAAAAGCTATATTGTCTCAAGTTGATATTGAAGATATAGATGAAACTTTCCTTGAAGGATATAAGGAGTTAAGTGGTTTTGGTGTAGTAGCATATTATGAAGGAAAGGAAATTTTAGTAGGAAACTATAAACTCATGAAAGAATATAAAATAGAATGTATAGAGAAGGAATATGCTGGAAGTGTAATATATGTAGCAAAAGATATGAAATTTTTGGGATACATATATATAAGTGATGAAGTTAAAGAAGATTCTTTGGCAACTATTACAAAATTAAAAAAACTTGGTATAGAAAGTTACATATTGACAGGGGATAATCAAAATATAGCTAATAAAATTGGAGAGAAATTAGGTATCTCTTCAAAAAATATTTTTGCACAATTACTTCCACAAAATAAAGTTGAAAAATTACAAAATATTATGACAGGAAAAAATAAAAAGGTTATATTTGCAGGTGATGGAATTAATGATGCTCCTGTTTTATCACTTGCTGATATTGGAGTAGCAATGGGAGGAGAAGGAAGTGATATAGCTGTTGAAGCTGCTGATATTGTAATTATGAAAGATGAGCCATCTAAAATTGTGGAGTTGTTAAAAATTGCTAAGATAAATAGAAAAGTTGTTATACAGAATATTATTTTTGCTCTTGGAATAAAAATTTTAGTAATGATTCTAGGTGTATTTGGAATAGCGAATATGTGGATGGCTATATTTTCTGATGTGGGAGTTTCATTTTTAGCAGTTATAAATGCTTCTTGGGGAGTAAGGAGATATTTTAATTAA
- a CDS encoding WYL domain-containing protein, which yields MEKKIRVTLNKCAIDIIEADCQSFKVTKNFLINYIFDKLKEERIENIYSEEDNKGIIQFNLNKNNRNIYYDILAEQKIQIEADFIRKMIYRYTHQSKSSRELFLYEDIVNRIKYGIKNKRVLKLTFDDERKTSILPFYIGSSKLELGNYIFCYDFLEMRYKNYKLSNTKTIFITQEEKEWENKDFIENVIKNFDPFLSQGKKIKVSLTEEGEKLLSTLALNRPETISQNGNIYEFRCSEEQAKRYFAYFLDDVKIIEPLSLKEWFIQKYKLALEKYEVITQG from the coding sequence ATGGAAAAAAAAATTCGTGTGACACTTAATAAATGTGCTATTGATATTATTGAGGCTGATTGTCAGAGTTTTAAAGTTACTAAAAACTTTCTTATAAATTATATCTTTGACAAATTAAAAGAGGAAAGAATTGAAAACATTTATAGTGAAGAGGATAACAAAGGGATTATTCAATTCAATCTCAATAAAAACAATAGAAATATTTATTATGATATTTTAGCTGAGCAAAAAATTCAGATAGAGGCTGACTTTATAAGAAAAATGATATATAGATATACTCATCAATCTAAAAGTTCTAGAGAATTATTTCTCTATGAGGATATTGTAAATCGTATAAAATATGGAATTAAAAATAAAAGAGTTCTAAAGCTTACCTTTGATGATGAGAGAAAAACTTCTATTCTCCCTTTTTACATTGGTAGCTCTAAATTGGAATTAGGAAACTATATATTTTGCTATGATTTTCTTGAGATGAGATATAAAAACTATAAGCTTAGTAATACTAAAACTATTTTTATAACTCAAGAGGAAAAGGAGTGGGAGAATAAAGATTTTATTGAAAATGTAATAAAAAACTTTGATCCTTTTTTATCTCAAGGAAAAAAAATAAAAGTTTCTTTGACAGAGGAGGGAGAAAAACTTCTCTCTACCCTTGCACTCAATCGTCCAGAGACTATCTCTCAAAATGGAAATATCTATGAGTTTAGATGTTCTGAAGAGCAAGCTAAAAGATATTTTGCATATTTTTTAGATGATGTAAAAATAATAGAACCTCTTTCTCTAAAAGAGTGGTTTATACAAAAATATAAGTTAGCACTAGAAAAATATGAGGTAATCACTCAAGGATAA
- a CDS encoding M20 family metallopeptidase, whose amino-acid sequence MERKIIDFIDLNREKFIEVSQEIHKNPEVGNKEYFACELLTNTLKEYDFEIEKNIAGHPTGFIARKKSHLGAYPKISFLAEYDALPNLGHACGHNIIGSISIAGAIALGEALKNTPGEVIVFGCPAEEGGENGSAKGSFVRENLFKDIDVAMIIHPGTENLTTGKSLAVNPLDFEFFGTPAHASGCPEKGKNALDALLHFFNGIATLRQHLTPDIKIHGIITHGGDAPNIIPSYTKARFYIRAATKEGCDEVTEKVVAIAKGAATMTGCKEKVSSFQNRVDNVIPTPIFDDFYVDVMKRLGIEVSKEHKKGIGSTDVGNVSQVIPTIQPSIKICNSDVAGHSLEFAEAAKSSCGNEAVILGGKALAILGYELLTSPEKLNLIKSQFKNIRNQ is encoded by the coding sequence ATGGAAAGAAAAATTATAGATTTTATTGATTTAAATAGAGAAAAATTTATAGAAGTGAGCCAAGAGATTCATAAAAATCCAGAGGTTGGGAATAAAGAGTATTTTGCTTGTGAATTGCTTACAAATACTTTAAAAGAGTATGATTTTGAAATAGAAAAAAATATAGCTGGGCATCCAACAGGATTTATAGCTAGAAAAAAATCTCATCTTGGAGCTTATCCTAAGATAAGCTTTTTAGCTGAATATGATGCTCTTCCAAACTTAGGGCATGCTTGTGGACACAATATAATAGGAAGTATTAGTATAGCTGGAGCTATTGCTCTAGGAGAAGCTTTAAAAAATACTCCTGGAGAAGTTATTGTTTTTGGTTGCCCTGCTGAAGAGGGTGGAGAAAATGGAAGTGCTAAAGGTTCTTTTGTTAGGGAAAACCTTTTTAAAGATATTGATGTAGCTATGATTATACATCCAGGTACAGAGAACTTAACAACTGGGAAAAGTTTAGCTGTAAATCCTTTAGACTTTGAGTTCTTTGGAACTCCAGCTCATGCTTCAGGTTGTCCTGAAAAAGGAAAGAATGCTTTAGATGCTCTTTTACACTTTTTCAATGGAATAGCTACTTTAAGACAACATCTTACTCCTGATATAAAAATACATGGTATCATAACTCATGGTGGAGATGCTCCTAATATTATTCCAAGCTATACAAAAGCTCGTTTTTATATAAGAGCAGCTACTAAAGAAGGGTGTGATGAGGTGACTGAAAAAGTAGTTGCAATAGCTAAAGGTGCAGCTACTATGACAGGTTGTAAAGAAAAAGTTTCAAGTTTTCAAAACAGAGTTGATAATGTAATACCTACTCCTATATTTGATGATTTTTATGTTGATGTTATGAAAAGATTAGGAATAGAAGTTAGTAAAGAACATAAAAAAGGAATTGGTTCTACTGATGTTGGAAATGTTAGCCAAGTTATTCCAACTATTCAGCCTAGTATAAAAATTTGTAACTCTGATGTTGCAGGGCATAGTTTGGAATTTGCTGAAGCTGCTAAATCATCTTGTGGAAATGAAGCTGTAATCTTAGGAGGAAAAGCCTTAGCCATTTTAGGATATGAACTACTTACCTCTCCTGAAAAATTAAATTTAATAAAATCTCAATTTAAAAATATAAGAAATCAGTAG
- a CDS encoding MetQ/NlpA family ABC transporter substrate-binding protein — translation MLKKLKYIIITSILTLLFVNCGGEKTSQENIIKLGINGDESIVWETVRDELKKENITLKFVSFGDYIRPNLALQEKEIDLNAFQTEIYFDTFKKEHNLTIENIAYTVIAPMGIYSKKITDLSQLKDNSTVAIPNDSSNSGRALILLQEAGLIKLVEGSGLFPRIKDIISNPKNLKIVELVATQIPRSIDDVDIAVINNGVAVEANYSPLEDSLFLEDAKNEKLKPYFNIIASREDNKDNPLVKRVVEVYQSQKIKDLIIEYYKGSSVPVF, via the coding sequence ATGTTAAAAAAATTAAAATATATCATTATTACATCAATTCTAACACTACTTTTTGTTAACTGTGGTGGTGAAAAAACTTCTCAAGAAAATATAATTAAATTAGGAATCAATGGAGATGAAAGTATTGTTTGGGAAACAGTGAGAGATGAATTAAAAAAGGAAAACATAACTTTGAAATTTGTTAGTTTTGGAGATTATATTAGACCAAACTTAGCTCTTCAAGAAAAAGAGATAGATTTAAATGCTTTTCAAACAGAGATATACTTTGATACTTTTAAGAAAGAACATAATTTAACTATTGAAAATATAGCTTATACTGTGATAGCCCCTATGGGGATATACTCTAAAAAAATTACAGATTTATCACAACTAAAAGATAATTCAACTGTTGCTATACCTAATGATAGCTCTAACTCTGGAAGAGCCTTAATCCTACTTCAAGAAGCAGGACTTATAAAATTAGTAGAAGGTTCAGGATTATTTCCTAGAATTAAAGATATAATCTCTAATCCTAAGAATTTAAAAATTGTTGAACTTGTAGCAACTCAAATTCCTAGATCTATTGATGATGTGGATATAGCTGTTATAAATAATGGAGTTGCTGTAGAAGCTAATTATTCTCCATTAGAAGACTCATTATTTTTGGAAGATGCTAAAAATGAAAAGTTAAAACCTTACTTTAATATTATTGCTAGTAGAGAAGACAACAAAGATAATCCTCTTGTAAAAAGAGTAGTAGAAGTTTATCAATCACAAAAAATAAAAGATTTAATAATCGAATATTACAAAGGTTCATCTGTTCCTGTATTCTAA
- a CDS encoding methionine ABC transporter permease, with the protein MLEFAYKYLENVIYYREELYTALGETIIMVFIAGIISTLIGIILGIALAVTKKNGILENTFINTTLARIINILRSIPFVILLAALIPVTRFIVGTTIGLKGAIVPLIFGSAPFIARQIESALSSVDSGVIEAAYAMGSSPFEIIYRVLLREALPEIIYALIITTVSLISFSAVAGTVGGGGLGDFAIRYGYQHFKTDIMVVTIIILILMITTIQWIGEKLIQKIKH; encoded by the coding sequence ATGTTGGAATTTGCATATAAATATTTAGAGAATGTAATATACTATCGTGAAGAACTTTATACAGCACTTGGAGAAACAATTATAATGGTATTTATAGCTGGTATAATTTCAACTCTCATTGGTATAATTTTAGGAATAGCCCTAGCTGTTACTAAAAAAAATGGTATTTTAGAAAATACCTTTATAAATACAACTTTAGCTAGAATAATAAATATATTGAGGTCTATTCCCTTTGTTATTCTATTAGCAGCTTTAATCCCAGTAACTAGATTTATAGTAGGAACTACAATAGGACTAAAGGGAGCTATTGTCCCTTTAATCTTTGGGTCAGCTCCATTTATAGCTAGACAGATTGAATCAGCTCTATCTAGTGTAGATTCTGGAGTAATTGAAGCAGCTTATGCTATGGGTTCCTCTCCATTTGAAATAATCTATAGGGTTCTTCTAAGAGAAGCTCTACCAGAAATCATATATGCTCTAATTATTACAACAGTTAGTCTTATTAGTTTTTCTGCAGTAGCTGGTACAGTTGGTGGTGGGGGACTTGGAGATTTTGCCATCAGATATGGATATCAACATTTTAAAACAGATATTATGGTAGTAACTATTATAATCTTAATTCTTATGATTACAACTATACAATGGATAGGGGAAAAGCTTATTCAAAAAATTAAACACTAA
- a CDS encoding methionine ABC transporter ATP-binding protein → MIELKNISKTYYDNGKKVEALKNINLSFNPGEIVGIIGYSGAGKSTLLRCINLLEPPTTGEVIINGVTLNTLNDKELREIRKKIGMIFQHFNLMKSRTISKNISYPLKGSNLSKKEIDLRVEELLELVNLKEKKENYPSQLSGGQKQRVGIARALANKPDIILCDEATSALDPETTISILKLLKKVNQELGVTIILITHQMEVIKEICDRVIVMEDGEIKEQGDIVEVFSRPKADITKKFLSTIFNSKKISEYLENLPSKPDEHFIKLSYIGENAEEAYISKISRELDIDASILFGNIEIIKGTSIGNLIIKFEGSKEKVSNAINYLNQNNIDTEVLKNVGICI, encoded by the coding sequence ATGATTGAACTAAAGAACATCAGCAAGACTTACTATGACAATGGAAAAAAAGTAGAGGCATTGAAAAATATCAATCTCTCTTTTAATCCTGGGGAAATCGTAGGGATTATAGGATACTCTGGAGCAGGTAAAAGTACACTACTCAGATGTATAAATCTCTTAGAACCACCCACTACTGGAGAAGTTATCATTAATGGAGTCACACTAAATACTCTAAATGATAAAGAACTTCGAGAAATTAGAAAAAAAATAGGAATGATATTTCAACACTTTAATCTAATGAAAAGTAGAACCATCTCTAAAAATATCTCCTATCCACTAAAGGGAAGTAACTTATCTAAAAAGGAGATAGATTTAAGAGTAGAGGAGTTACTTGAACTAGTTAACTTAAAAGAGAAAAAGGAGAATTATCCATCTCAACTATCTGGAGGACAAAAACAGAGAGTAGGTATAGCAAGAGCACTTGCTAACAAACCAGATATAATTCTATGTGATGAAGCTACTTCTGCTCTAGACCCTGAAACTACAATTTCTATTCTGAAGCTTCTAAAAAAAGTTAATCAAGAATTAGGAGTTACAATTATCCTAATAACACATCAAATGGAAGTAATAAAAGAAATATGTGATAGAGTTATAGTTATGGAAGATGGAGAAATTAAGGAACAAGGTGATATTGTAGAAGTATTTTCAAGACCAAAAGCTGACATTACAAAAAAATTTCTTTCTACAATATTTAATAGTAAAAAAATATCTGAATATCTTGAAAATCTACCATCAAAACCTGATGAGCATTTTATAAAACTATCATATATAGGTGAAAATGCTGAGGAGGCTTATATTTCAAAAATTTCTAGAGAATTGGATATAGATGCTAGTATTCTTTTTGGTAATATTGAAATCATTAAAGGAACATCTATTGGAAATCTCATTATTAAATTTGAAGGAAGTAAAGAAAAGGTTTCAAATGCCATAAACTACTTAAACCAAAACAATATAGATACGGAGGTTTTAAAAAATGTTGGAATTTGCATATAA